The following proteins are encoded in a genomic region of Sulfurospirillum arsenophilum NBRC 109478:
- a CDS encoding coproporphyrinogen III oxidase family protein has product MMQSRQSKIITNATSYFMSQYTKRYLHVEKPSLGLPPPPEAKKYLLYIHVPFCTMFCPYCSFNKFTYTKEAATKYYLHLRDEILHVKELGYDFNYLVIGGGTPLIDEEELIETIEFVKKLFSIEHVSCESDPNHIQKETVTRLRGLVDRLSVGVQTFDDALLKKLGRYEKFGSGEEVYEKISSMLGILPITSVDLIFNFPTQTKEGLRRDLDTLKKLRPEQTSVYPLMTSSLVKNSVKKTLGEFSLENEFNFFGIIKESLKENYPSRHGWSFSKESDLIIDEYIIDNEEYVGVGSGSFSFLKDTLYLNEFALDQYASLIQEKRSAVTKERTFPANSQIYYRLMVDLFNGKLSKKKFATMFGENINDALGKELMLLKFAKAIKEHKESITTTEFGDYLFLVMMKEFYMGMDRIRNDARKNLTL; this is encoded by the coding sequence ATGATGCAATCCCGTCAGTCAAAAATTATCACGAATGCAACAAGCTATTTTATGAGCCAATACACAAAGCGATATTTACATGTAGAAAAACCCTCTTTGGGGTTACCTCCTCCTCCTGAAGCGAAAAAGTATCTCTTGTATATTCATGTTCCTTTTTGTACGATGTTTTGCCCATACTGCTCCTTTAACAAATTTACCTACACCAAAGAAGCTGCTACAAAATACTACCTCCATTTACGTGATGAGATTTTACATGTAAAAGAGTTGGGGTATGATTTTAACTATTTGGTAATTGGTGGTGGAACACCTTTGATTGATGAAGAAGAGCTGATTGAGACTATAGAGTTTGTCAAAAAACTTTTTTCCATCGAGCATGTTTCGTGCGAAAGTGACCCTAACCATATCCAAAAAGAGACCGTAACACGTCTGCGTGGCTTAGTCGATCGCCTCTCTGTAGGTGTACAAACTTTTGATGATGCTCTTTTGAAAAAATTGGGTCGTTATGAAAAGTTTGGCTCAGGTGAAGAGGTGTACGAGAAGATTAGTTCTATGCTGGGGATCTTGCCCATCACCAGCGTGGATCTCATCTTCAATTTCCCTACTCAAACTAAAGAAGGGTTAAGACGCGATCTTGATACCCTTAAAAAACTCCGACCAGAACAAACCAGTGTCTATCCACTGATGACTTCCTCTTTGGTTAAAAACAGTGTCAAAAAAACATTGGGTGAATTCAGTCTTGAAAATGAGTTCAACTTTTTCGGCATCATTAAAGAGTCTCTCAAAGAGAATTATCCTTCACGTCATGGCTGGTCTTTTTCAAAAGAGAGCGATCTGATCATTGATGAATACATCATCGACAATGAAGAGTATGTCGGTGTAGGTTCAGGCTCCTTTAGTTTTCTAAAAGACACACTCTATCTCAATGAATTTGCACTCGATCAATACGCATCACTCATACAAGAAAAACGCTCTGCGGTCACGAAAGAGCGTACATTCCCTGCCAACTCACAGATATATTATCGTTTGATGGTCGATCTTTTCAACGGTAAGCTTTCTAAGAAAAAATTTGCCACCATGTTTGGCGAGAACATTAATGACGCACTGGGCAAAGAGCTCATGTTACTTAAATTTGCAAAAGCCATCAAAGAGCATAAAGAGAGTATCACCACGACGGAGTTTGGTGACTACCTCTTTTTAGTGATGATGAAAGAGTTTTACATGGGCATGGATCGCATCCGCAATGATGCAAGAAAGAACCTTACCCTTTAA
- a CDS encoding cytochrome c biogenesis CcdA family protein, with protein MTSLAPCSIITLPLLAGSALGLSKDLNAKQKKVFIYQYSLLFVLGLVISFSLLMLLVSKMGMMLSLAPFWAYLLAALATFTVVAYALGWIQGFDKDKVARKFLRFKLLGAVIIGLIFGLVSTPCASAPLVAIITIASQSGWVYSYALVLAFALGHGMLLLVAGTSLGFTVAMYATDCVPRLVPTNQIGAAVCVLIHATTAPISCTCSSVCLKPLRKGSL; from the coding sequence TTGACTTCGCTTGCTCCTTGTTCCATCATCACCTTGCCTCTGCTTGCAGGTAGTGCTTTGGGGCTTTCAAAGGATCTCAATGCCAAGCAAAAAAAAGTTTTTATTTATCAATACTCACTGCTTTTTGTATTAGGTTTGGTCATTAGCTTTTCACTGTTGATGTTACTTGTCTCCAAGATGGGCATGATGCTCTCTTTGGCGCCTTTTTGGGCGTATCTACTCGCTGCTCTTGCAACATTTACAGTGGTTGCCTATGCTCTTGGATGGATTCAAGGTTTCGATAAAGACAAAGTGGCACGAAAATTTTTGAGATTTAAACTTTTGGGTGCGGTGATCATCGGGCTTATATTTGGACTGGTGAGTACGCCGTGTGCCTCTGCGCCGTTGGTTGCTATCATCACCATTGCCTCTCAGAGTGGCTGGGTTTATTCGTACGCACTTGTGTTGGCATTTGCCCTAGGACATGGCATGTTGCTTTTGGTGGCAGGAACGTCGCTTGGATTTACAGTTGCAATGTACGCAACCGATTGTGTACCTCGACTCGTTCCAACGAACCAAATAGGTGCAGCCGTTTGTGTTTTGATCCATGCAACAACAGCACCTATATCTTGCACATGTTCTTCGGTTTGTCTAAAGCCATTGAGAAAGGGTTCACTTTGA
- a CDS encoding arsenate reductase ArsC: protein MKKVLILCTGNSCRSIIAEALVNAKLEGIEAYSAGVRASGKVNAYAKRVLEEEGIWKDSYHSKALDEVINLDFDLVVTVCDHANETCPMFPKPIPKIHVGFSDPDGKDYGAFILTCKAIEAELLPIIAEKLS from the coding sequence ATGAAAAAAGTATTGATTTTATGCACAGGAAACAGTTGCCGAAGCATCATCGCAGAGGCTTTGGTTAATGCCAAATTAGAAGGCATTGAGGCTTACAGTGCGGGTGTACGTGCGAGTGGTAAAGTGAACGCTTATGCGAAAAGAGTTTTAGAAGAAGAGGGTATTTGGAAAGATTCGTATCACTCTAAAGCATTGGATGAAGTCATCAATCTTGACTTTGATTTGGTGGTGACCGTGTGTGATCATGCCAATGAAACCTGCCCGATGTTTCCTAAGCCTATTCCTAAAATCCATGTAGGATTTTCTGATCCTGACGGTAAAGATTATGGCGCGTTTATTCTTACATGTAAAGCGATTGAAGCGGAACTCTTGCCGATTATTGCAGAAAAACTCTCATGA
- the ubiE gene encoding bifunctional demethylmenaquinone methyltransferase/2-methoxy-6-polyprenyl-1,4-benzoquinol methylase UbiE translates to MENNDKKQQKIVQMFNEIAGTYDTANRVLSMGIDIQWRKTACDETFARYAKPIDLIVDVACGTGDMMGYWAKQAKKAGRSIGKILGVDPSVGMTDVGKQKFPEFEFLISEATEIPLPNERVDILSISYGIRNVVRRQEAFSEFARVLKTGGYVVILEFTKDEKKGFFFALKDFYLTKVLPILGGIISKNKAAYEYLPNSIEGFLTPSMLQKELDIAGFETEFVKSFSMDISTLVIAKKR, encoded by the coding sequence TTGGAGAATAACGACAAGAAGCAGCAAAAAATTGTTCAGATGTTTAATGAAATCGCAGGCACATACGACACAGCAAATCGTGTTTTAAGCATGGGTATTGACATTCAGTGGCGCAAAACAGCGTGTGATGAAACCTTTGCACGCTATGCCAAACCGATAGATCTTATCGTAGATGTGGCATGTGGTACAGGCGATATGATGGGATATTGGGCAAAACAGGCCAAAAAAGCAGGTCGAAGTATCGGAAAAATTTTGGGTGTTGATCCTTCCGTTGGAATGACCGATGTCGGCAAACAAAAATTTCCCGAATTTGAGTTTCTCATCTCCGAAGCAACAGAAATTCCTCTTCCTAATGAACGTGTTGATATTTTAAGTATTAGTTATGGTATCCGCAATGTTGTTAGACGTCAAGAAGCTTTTAGTGAGTTTGCACGTGTTCTCAAAACGGGTGGATATGTTGTTATTTTAGAATTTACCAAAGATGAGAAAAAAGGCTTTTTCTTTGCCCTCAAAGATTTTTATCTCACTAAAGTTTTACCAATTTTGGGTGGTATTATCTCTAAAAATAAAGCAGCCTATGAGTATCTGCCAAACTCCATTGAAGGTTTCTTAACGCCTTCCATGCTTCAAAAAGAGCTTGATATTGCTGGTTTTGAAACGGAATTTGTCAAAAGCTTTTCGATGGATATTTCTACTTTGGTCATTGCTAAAAAACGCTAA
- a CDS encoding response regulator transcription factor has product MKILLLEDDYNYNESIKEYLELLGYEVDAFFDGESALDAIMQKCYYLFLLDVKVPKLSGHELIKYIKEANITTPIIIMTSLVDIDNIEIGYQLGCNDYLKKPFELKELELRVKELIKKHYQTSTDGEFRLSCGFVFNFETGELKNEDKSVSLTSKELDMVRFLIRRKNTFCDIELIRENVWEGKEISYADIRMYIRKIRLKVDNEEFIKSSRGLGYRIDVIS; this is encoded by the coding sequence ATGAAGATTTTACTCTTAGAAGATGACTACAATTACAACGAGAGCATTAAGGAGTATTTAGAGCTCTTAGGGTATGAAGTCGATGCTTTTTTTGATGGAGAGAGTGCGTTGGATGCCATTATGCAGAAGTGTTATTATCTTTTTTTACTCGATGTCAAAGTGCCAAAATTAAGTGGACACGAGCTGATAAAATACATTAAAGAAGCCAATATTACCACACCAATTATCATCATGACGTCGTTGGTAGATATTGATAACATCGAAATTGGGTATCAACTTGGGTGCAATGACTACCTCAAAAAGCCTTTTGAGTTAAAAGAGCTGGAACTTCGGGTCAAAGAGTTGATTAAAAAACATTATCAAACGAGCACGGATGGAGAGTTTCGTCTTAGTTGTGGTTTTGTGTTTAACTTTGAAACAGGTGAGCTGAAAAATGAGGATAAGAGTGTTTCTCTAACCTCCAAAGAGCTTGATATGGTGCGCTTTTTGATTCGCAGAAAAAATACGTTTTGCGACATTGAGTTGATTCGTGAAAATGTGTGGGAAGGTAAGGAGATCAGTTACGCGGATATTCGTATGTACATCAGGAAAATTAGGCTCAAAGTGGATAATGAGGAGTTTATTAAATCTTCTCGTGGTTTAGGATACCGCATCGATGTTATCTCTTAA
- a CDS encoding manganese-dependent inorganic pyrophosphatase yields the protein MKTYACGHINPDSDSVVSAISLSYLKTQLGEPCIPARQGELSPETEFILKTFGFEKPLLKNDFSGDNLYITDYSDLAQAPHNLKETTILGIVDHHKLGDITTSTPLECWIRPVGCTNTIVKEMFDHYKIDIPKDIAGAMMMAILSDTVLFKSPTCTKVDTKAVKELAKIAGIEDFKALGMEMFLVKSAVVGASPRTLLLRDYKDFEMGGKKIGIGQLEVVDLKVFDGMKEALFADMKAYKEEGGRHTVMLLLTDIMIEGSQFLVVSDDESIIEKAFNQKLTNHEMWVDGVLSRKKQVIPVMEKQF from the coding sequence ATGAAAACGTATGCTTGTGGACATATTAATCCCGATTCGGATTCTGTCGTATCAGCGATCTCTCTTTCATATCTCAAAACACAATTAGGAGAGCCGTGTATTCCTGCACGTCAAGGTGAGTTAAGCCCTGAGACAGAATTTATTTTAAAGACATTTGGGTTTGAAAAACCACTTCTCAAAAATGATTTTTCAGGCGATAATCTTTACATTACCGACTATTCTGATCTTGCACAAGCGCCACACAACCTTAAAGAAACCACTATTTTAGGCATTGTCGATCATCATAAACTCGGTGACATTACAACGAGTACACCTCTTGAGTGCTGGATCAGACCTGTTGGATGTACCAATACGATTGTCAAAGAGATGTTTGATCATTACAAGATTGATATTCCTAAAGATATCGCAGGTGCGATGATGATGGCCATTTTAAGTGACACTGTACTTTTCAAATCACCAACTTGCACCAAAGTGGATACAAAAGCGGTTAAAGAATTAGCAAAAATTGCTGGTATTGAAGATTTTAAAGCCTTGGGTATGGAGATGTTTTTAGTCAAATCAGCAGTCGTTGGTGCAAGCCCACGTACGCTTTTGCTTCGTGATTACAAAGACTTTGAAATGGGTGGCAAAAAAATTGGTATTGGTCAGCTTGAAGTGGTTGATTTGAAAGTCTTTGATGGTATGAAAGAGGCTCTGTTTGCCGATATGAAAGCCTACAAAGAAGAGGGTGGTCGTCATACTGTGATGCTTCTTTTAACGGACATCATGATCGAAGGCTCACAATTTTTAGTGGTGAGTGATGATGAAAGCATTATTGAAAAAGCGTTCAACCAAAAACTTACCAACCACGAGATGTGGGTGGATGGCGTATTGAGCCGTAAAAAACAGGTCATTCCTGTTATGGAAAAGCAGTTTTAA
- a CDS encoding cache domain-containing protein produces the protein MKEKRFFLSAAIMLFLGLIMLFLYNKSISYEEEETLKKQMDALLLTLHNKIEETTKVSLASSVILAKSPHVVACLSQQEREHCLPYLLEIRNSMAQANIFENARLHLHTKDFKSFMRLWDYNNQTNDDLSTFRHALEKIKQSRQPTYGIEIGRHGMFMRAIAPVFAKSDYIGTIETVVDFKDLNDYFKKDGIELYVLMKNEYLPIANAASYHQKLMLDNYTIVNQEVNGLGFIKEINFQGTGYLKRGDYYVLYTPIIDINGEHVGFFVLTWSESLSLASFKG, from the coding sequence ATGAAAGAAAAAAGGTTTTTTCTCAGTGCGGCAATAATGCTTTTTTTGGGGCTCATTATGCTCTTCTTGTACAATAAATCCATTTCGTATGAAGAGGAAGAGACGCTTAAAAAGCAGATGGATGCTCTGCTGTTAACCTTGCACAATAAAATTGAAGAGACGACCAAAGTCTCTTTGGCGAGTTCAGTGATTTTGGCGAAAAGCCCACATGTGGTTGCGTGTTTAAGTCAGCAAGAAAGAGAACACTGTTTGCCGTACCTGCTTGAAATTAGGAACAGTATGGCACAAGCCAATATCTTTGAAAACGCACGCTTACACCTGCATACCAAAGATTTTAAAAGTTTTATGCGCTTATGGGATTACAACAATCAAACCAATGATGATCTTAGCACTTTCCGCCATGCGCTAGAAAAGATTAAACAGAGTAGGCAGCCGACATATGGCATTGAGATTGGAAGACATGGTATGTTCATGCGCGCTATTGCACCAGTATTCGCAAAAAGTGATTATATTGGAACGATTGAAACCGTGGTGGACTTTAAAGATCTTAATGACTACTTTAAAAAAGATGGCATTGAGCTTTATGTCCTGATGAAAAATGAATACCTTCCTATCGCCAATGCTGCAAGTTATCATCAAAAATTAATGCTTGATAATTACACCATTGTAAATCAAGAAGTCAATGGTCTTGGTTTTATTAAAGAGATCAATTTTCAAGGTACGGGGTATCTTAAACGAGGGGATTATTACGTATTGTACACCCCCATTATAGATATCAATGGAGAGCATGTTGGCTTTTTTGTGCTCACATGGAGTGAGAGCCTCTCCTTAGCGTCGTTTAAAGGGTAA
- the traT gene encoding complement resistance protein TraT codes for MKKTLHVGLALSAVLVLMTGCATSELQTSARMTQSVFINPVAKEKRTIFVSTKNTSGAPINLENRMIQALYAKGYTIVDDPEKATYVLMTNILFCNKKSENNVVGGAVMGGAAGAIANSGSNGKSMALAGLGGAVVGGLIGKATEDTIFQMQVDIVIREKAKGKVMASTGNVGGQAGIRDGQKAGTMNSFGGPIRDADASGKMYSNTYSSSSQSYESDFIEHRTMMFAEATKMDLTLYEATPILEDKIAQQVAGLF; via the coding sequence ATGAAAAAAACATTACATGTAGGTTTGGCTTTAAGCGCTGTTCTTGTTTTAATGACAGGCTGTGCGACAAGTGAACTTCAAACGAGTGCTCGTATGACACAGAGCGTTTTTATTAACCCTGTGGCTAAAGAAAAACGAACCATTTTTGTTTCAACTAAAAATACCAGTGGTGCGCCTATTAACTTGGAAAATCGTATGATTCAAGCGCTTTATGCTAAAGGCTATACCATTGTAGATGACCCTGAAAAAGCAACGTATGTGCTTATGACAAACATCTTGTTCTGTAACAAAAAAAGCGAAAACAATGTCGTTGGTGGTGCTGTGATGGGTGGTGCTGCGGGTGCTATTGCAAATTCAGGTAGTAACGGTAAAAGTATGGCACTTGCAGGACTTGGCGGAGCGGTTGTCGGTGGTCTTATTGGAAAAGCAACCGAAGATACGATTTTCCAAATGCAAGTGGACATTGTGATTCGTGAAAAAGCAAAAGGCAAAGTTATGGCATCTACGGGTAACGTAGGTGGACAAGCAGGCATTAGAGATGGCCAAAAAGCAGGTACGATGAATAGCTTTGGTGGACCAATCCGCGATGCTGATGCCAGCGGAAAAATGTATAGCAATACATACTCTTCAAGCTCACAATCGTATGAGAGTGATTTTATAGAGCATAGAACTATGATGTTTGCAGAAGCCACGAAAATGGATCTAACACTGTATGAAGCAACACCTATTTTAGAAGATAAAATCGCACAACAAGTCGCAGGATTGTTTTAA
- the xseA gene encoding exodeoxyribonuclease VII large subunit, translating into MSQTLSVSSLNNQIKSLLETTFLHVSVEGEVSRPTYHSSGHLYFTLKDADSSISCVMFKGNTKTLKFQVEEGMAVVVHGSISVFSPRGTYQINCTMMEPSGSGALAKAYEQLKAKLGAKGYFEAERKKSLPRFVNHIALVTSGTGAALQDMLRVATKRWPLVKITLLDTLVQGEGAKFSIATNIARADSLGADVIIVGRGGGSVEDLWAFNEEIVADSIFTCKTPIVSAVGHEIDYVISDFVADLRAPTPSAAMEMILPDSAEMLQRIDGMMERYTLVFGRILRSKGESLEHLKRLFAKRSIDEKLSLWKNEIGILQSQYNDKIALLYREKSRQTSLLKEQIIFQTRQNLAKKEQLLSSYTIALNSKEPTREQKECYAQIVKEGKKIALEKIAEGDIFELQTPHTILKAKALEKKVPTKE; encoded by the coding sequence ATGAGCCAAACTCTTAGTGTCTCAAGTTTAAACAACCAAATCAAGTCATTACTGGAAACCACCTTTTTACATGTAAGTGTGGAAGGTGAGGTTTCTAGACCTACGTATCACAGCTCTGGTCACCTCTATTTTACCCTCAAAGATGCCGACTCTTCTATCTCTTGTGTGATGTTTAAAGGCAATACTAAAACCTTAAAATTTCAAGTAGAAGAGGGAATGGCCGTTGTGGTTCACGGTTCTATCTCGGTTTTTTCACCACGTGGAACATACCAAATCAACTGCACCATGATGGAACCTTCCGGCAGTGGCGCATTAGCCAAAGCCTATGAACAGCTCAAAGCCAAACTAGGAGCTAAAGGTTACTTTGAAGCAGAACGTAAAAAGTCATTACCTCGTTTTGTGAACCATATTGCATTGGTGACTTCAGGCACGGGAGCGGCACTTCAAGATATGCTTCGCGTGGCAACAAAGCGTTGGCCGTTGGTGAAGATCACACTGCTTGATACACTCGTTCAAGGCGAGGGTGCAAAGTTCTCTATTGCAACGAATATTGCACGTGCGGATTCACTTGGAGCAGACGTAATTATCGTCGGACGAGGTGGCGGAAGTGTAGAAGATTTGTGGGCATTTAATGAAGAGATAGTAGCCGATTCGATCTTTACATGTAAAACACCGATTGTCTCCGCGGTAGGTCATGAAATAGATTATGTTATCAGTGATTTTGTAGCAGATCTTAGAGCGCCAACACCTTCGGCGGCTATGGAGATGATACTTCCTGATAGTGCTGAGATGTTGCAACGCATTGATGGCATGATGGAACGTTATACCCTTGTTTTTGGACGAATTTTACGCTCAAAAGGGGAGTCTCTTGAGCATTTAAAGCGTCTTTTTGCCAAACGCTCCATTGATGAGAAACTCTCTTTGTGGAAAAATGAGATTGGCATCTTGCAGAGTCAATACAACGATAAAATAGCACTTTTATACCGAGAAAAATCCCGTCAGACCAGCCTTCTCAAAGAACAGATTATCTTTCAAACCAGACAAAATTTGGCTAAAAAAGAGCAACTTCTCTCTTCATACACCATTGCACTAAATTCCAAAGAACCGACACGTGAACAAAAAGAGTGTTATGCTCAGATCGTGAAAGAAGGCAAAAAAATTGCTCTTGAAAAGATCGCTGAGGGTGATATTTTTGAGCTTCAAACACCACATACGATTTTGAAGGCTAAGGCATTAGAAAAAAAAGTCCCCACGAAGGAGTAA
- a CDS encoding sensor histidine kinase: protein MLSLNPFRSVLAYTLIVMALFCVPSYFAIQSTIMEEKYKATQEILEWVDAHEKSIFEKEHFAIPRSVRFHINIYDATHQLCYQGIQESLSDLNFKVRVIYPFLYYQKKIQHENELLYLVVELQLNYAKIIFITTVLFFSVLFLVYLMSNIFIHSSIYPYQKMQRYMNDFFNDSMHELKTPLGVININVELLSSYVTSTKHLQRIKAATKQMQMTYEDVEYYIKHKKVTYNKERMNLSDYLNQRIAFFEDIAVSKSMTLEHSVAPDMMIYMSKVELQRIIDNTLSNAIKYSFFQGKVEIKLLPKDEEHCVLSFQDYGQGIKDLYKVFQRFEREDSVQGGFGLGLNIVQNICNKNDIDINIESYENRGSCFTYIFKLDKKKLLDSVDNEVIKGEK from the coding sequence ATGTTATCTCTTAATCCTTTTCGCTCGGTCTTAGCCTATACCCTCATCGTAATGGCACTCTTTTGTGTTCCCAGTTATTTTGCGATTCAAAGCACGATCATGGAAGAAAAATACAAAGCAACCCAAGAAATTTTAGAGTGGGTAGATGCTCATGAGAAGAGCATTTTTGAAAAAGAGCACTTTGCGATACCCCGCAGTGTACGTTTTCATATCAATATTTACGATGCAACGCATCAGCTTTGTTATCAAGGTATTCAAGAATCTTTGAGTGATCTTAATTTTAAAGTACGCGTGATTTATCCTTTTTTGTACTACCAAAAAAAAATTCAACACGAGAATGAGCTTTTATACCTTGTGGTTGAGTTACAACTCAACTACGCCAAAATTATTTTTATTACCACCGTGCTCTTTTTTAGTGTACTTTTTTTGGTGTATCTGATGAGCAATATTTTTATTCATTCAAGTATCTACCCTTATCAAAAGATGCAGCGTTATATGAATGACTTTTTTAATGACTCCATGCATGAACTTAAAACACCTCTGGGTGTCATCAACATTAACGTTGAATTACTTTCAAGTTATGTGACCTCCACAAAACATCTTCAGCGCATCAAGGCAGCTACCAAACAGATGCAGATGACGTATGAAGATGTGGAATACTACATCAAACATAAAAAAGTGACCTATAATAAAGAAAGAATGAATCTCTCAGATTATTTAAATCAACGCATCGCTTTTTTTGAAGATATAGCCGTTTCCAAATCAATGACATTAGAGCACAGTGTAGCGCCTGATATGATGATCTATATGAGTAAAGTGGAACTACAGCGCATCATCGACAATACGCTTTCAAACGCTATAAAATACTCCTTTTTTCAGGGCAAAGTGGAGATAAAACTTCTGCCAAAAGATGAGGAGCATTGTGTGCTGAGCTTTCAGGATTATGGGCAAGGCATTAAAGATCTCTACAAAGTGTTTCAACGCTTTGAACGCGAAGATTCGGTACAAGGTGGGTTTGGTTTGGGTCTTAATATCGTGCAGAATATTTGCAATAAAAATGACATTGACATCAACATTGAGTCGTATGAAAACAGAGGTTCGTGCTTTACGTATATCTTTAAACTTGATAAAAAGAAGCTCTTAGACAGCGTAGATAATGAAGTGATAAAGGGTGAAAAATGA
- the arsA gene encoding arsenical pump-driving ATPase — protein sequence MKSYHNGWKSKWQANHHGKQTVHVVGRKGVVNMKAVTYETFGLEKLLLTKYLFFTGKGGVGKTSTACAVAVSLADSGKKVLLISTDPASNLQDVFNTELDGKGVAIAGVTGLMVANLNPEAAARQYRESVVAPYRGKLPQSVIENMEEQLSGSCTVEIAAFDQFSNFITDAKTQLLYDHIIFDTAPTGHTLRMLQLPSAWSDFISESTHGASCLGQLSGLEDKKNIYKEAVLNLADKTKTTLVLVSRPETTPLLEAERSSIELSDLGINNQILIINGVLSAASDEVSQKLLDKQQNALTTMPDGLGKLGIFLIPLRSYNILGLENIRAFFKGDDYVQTASYAKPLGLQGLDVLIEDIYQTGKKVIFTMGKGGVGKTTIAASIALALSQKGLKVHLTSTDPADHLKYSIEGAPLITLSKIDEKQELLNYQNEVLSKARERMNEEDVAYVEEDLRSPCTQEIAVFRAFAEIVDKAQNEVVIIDTAPTGHTLLLLDSTQSYHKEVQRTKGETPLSVQRLLPRLRDVGQTEVIIVTLPEATPVFEAERLREDLSRAGIHNKWWVVNQCLSMTNTQNPLLIARATAEYQWLEKVKKISQGNVVALPWLENASIENINLTCKGEK from the coding sequence ATGAAGAGTTATCACAATGGTTGGAAGTCAAAATGGCAAGCGAATCACCATGGAAAGCAAACAGTTCATGTTGTGGGCCGAAAGGGTGTTGTTAATATGAAAGCTGTTACGTATGAAACATTTGGACTAGAAAAGCTACTTCTTACCAAATACCTTTTTTTCACAGGAAAAGGTGGTGTTGGCAAAACCTCCACTGCATGTGCCGTAGCGGTTTCTTTAGCAGATAGTGGTAAAAAAGTTCTCTTAATTAGCACCGATCCTGCGTCTAATTTACAAGATGTTTTTAATACAGAACTTGACGGCAAAGGTGTAGCGATTGCAGGTGTAACAGGGTTGATGGTGGCAAATCTCAATCCAGAAGCAGCCGCAAGGCAGTACCGAGAATCGGTTGTCGCACCTTACCGTGGGAAGTTGCCACAAAGTGTGATTGAAAATATGGAAGAGCAGTTATCAGGTTCTTGTACGGTTGAAATTGCAGCCTTTGATCAATTTTCCAACTTTATAACCGATGCAAAAACCCAACTGTTATATGACCATATTATTTTTGATACAGCTCCAACTGGGCATACGCTTCGTATGTTACAGTTACCTTCAGCATGGAGTGATTTCATCAGTGAAAGTACCCATGGCGCGTCATGTTTAGGACAATTATCGGGGCTTGAAGATAAAAAAAATATCTATAAAGAAGCGGTTTTAAATCTTGCAGATAAAACTAAAACAACACTTGTTTTGGTTTCAAGACCCGAGACAACACCCTTACTGGAAGCAGAGAGATCAAGCATTGAACTCAGTGATTTAGGCATTAATAACCAGATTTTAATTATCAATGGAGTGCTGAGTGCAGCCAGTGATGAAGTGTCTCAAAAATTATTAGATAAACAACAAAATGCTCTTACAACAATGCCTGATGGGTTGGGAAAACTAGGAATTTTCTTGATTCCACTGCGTTCTTACAATATCTTAGGGCTTGAGAATATCCGAGCTTTTTTTAAAGGTGATGATTATGTCCAAACAGCTTCTTATGCTAAACCTCTTGGATTGCAAGGCTTAGATGTTTTGATTGAGGATATTTATCAAACAGGTAAAAAAGTCATCTTTACGATGGGAAAAGGGGGCGTGGGTAAAACGACCATTGCCGCAAGTATTGCTTTAGCGCTTTCTCAAAAAGGTCTTAAAGTACATCTGACCTCCACCGACCCAGCCGATCATCTTAAGTACAGCATCGAAGGTGCGCCGTTAATAACATTGAGCAAGATAGATGAAAAACAAGAGTTGTTAAATTATCAAAATGAAGTCCTCAGTAAAGCAAGAGAGCGCATGAATGAAGAAGATGTGGCGTATGTTGAAGAAGATTTACGCTCTCCTTGTACCCAAGAAATTGCTGTGTTTAGAGCCTTTGCTGAGATAGTCGATAAAGCGCAAAATGAAGTGGTCATCATCGATACTGCACCCACGGGACATACACTTTTACTGCTTGATTCGACGCAAAGTTACCATAAAGAGGTTCAACGAACTAAAGGGGAAACACCACTGAGTGTGCAAAGACTCTTGCCACGACTTCGTGATGTGGGGCAAACCGAAGTGATTATTGTGACATTGCCTGAAGCAACACCTGTTTTTGAAGCAGAAAGATTGCGTGAAGACTTAAGCAGAGCAGGCATTCACAATAAATGGTGGGTGGTTAATCAGTGTTTATCCATGACCAATACTCAAAATCCCCTGTTGATAGCAAGAGCTACTGCGGAGTATCAATGGCTTGAAAAAGTAAAGAAGATTAGTCAAGGTAACGTTGTAGCATTACCATGGCTTGAAAATGCATCCATCGAAAATATTAATCTTACATGTAAAGGTGAAAAATGA